Part of the Thermococcus sp. 18S1 genome, ACAGTGAAGGAATCCTGCGGAAAGTGCACCTTCTGCCGCCTCGGAACGAAAAGGATGTGGGAAATACTGGACAAGTTCACCAAGGGCGAAGCAACGGAGGAAGACCTTGAAAAGCTCGAACGACTCGCCTATCAGGTCAAAGCTGGTTCGCTCTGCGGCCTCGGGCAGACGGCACCGAATCCCGTTCTCACAACGCTCCGCTACTTCAGGGACGAATACCTTGCCCATATCCAAAGAAAATGCCCCGCTAAGGTCTGCAAGCCGCTCATCAAGTACGTCATCATCACCGATAGGTGCACCGGCTGTACGGCATGCGCTATATTCTGCCCGGTGAAGGCGATAAGCGGCGAGAAACTCAAGCCCCACGTCATCAACCAGGAGGAGTGCATCAAGTGCGGGACCTGCTACGAGGTGTGCCGGTTCAACGCCATAGAGATAGTCGATGCGGGGGGTGAGTGAAATGGTCAAAATCATAGTCAACGGGAAGGAAATCGACGCCCCGGAGGGGAAGCCGCTCATAGACTTCCTCCGTGAAATCGGTGAGCACGTTCCCGGCTTCTGCTACACGAACGAGCTCGATCCCTACGGCTCCTGCAGGCTCTGTCTCGTCTCCACAAAGAGGGGAGTCACAACCTCGTGCACCCTCAAGCCGATGGAAGGGCTTGAGTTGGAGACCCTCAGCGACGAAGTCGTTTCGATGAGGAAGACGGCACTTGAGCTCATCCTTTCGGACCACTACGGCGACTGTATCGGCCCCTGTCAGGACGGCTGTCCGGCCCACAGCGACGTCCAGGGATACCTCGCACTCATAGCGATGGGCAAGTACCACGAGGCGGTCAAACTGATGAAGGAGAAGTACATCCTGCCGGCCGTGCTCGGAAGGGTCTGCCCGGCCTTCTGTGAGGACGCCTGCCGGAGAAACCTCGTGGAGGAGCCCCTCGCGATAAGGCAGCTGAAGAGATACGCGGCAGATTACGACCTTGAGCACGGCCCGTGGATGCCCGAGATTCCGCCCTCGACCGGAAAGAGGATTGCCGTTGTCGGAGGCGGGCCGGCTGGCCTTGCCTGCGCCTACTACCTCAGGACGATGGGTCACGAGGTCACGATAATCGAGGCGATGCCCCACCTGGGAGGGATGATGCGCTACGGCATTCCGCCCTACAGACTGCCGAGGGACGTCTTGGACAAGGACATAGCGACCGTGATCAACACGGGAATAGAGGTGAAGATCAACACCGCCCTCGGAAGGGACGTAACCCTTGAGGAGCTCCGCGAGAAGTACGACGCGGTCTTTCTCGGCGTCGGCGCCTGGAGAAGCAGGAAAATGGGGATTCCGGGCGAGGAGCTTGAAGGCGTCATGCACGGCATAGAGTTCCTCAGGAAGGTCAACACCGGCGAAAAGGTCGAGCTCGGGGAGCGCGTCATAGTCGTCGGCGGCGGAAACACGGCCATGGACGTTGCTCGGACGGCTCTGAGGCTCGGTGCAGAGGTTACCGTCGTCTACAGGCGCTCAAAGGCAGAGATGCCCGCCAACGAGAGGGAAGTTGAAGAGGCGATGGAGGAAGGCGTTGAGTTCATGTTCCTCACCAACCCGGTGAGAATTCTTGGGGACGGGAAGGTCGAGGAGGTAGAGCTCATCAAGATGCGCCTCGGCGAGCCGGACGCCAGCGGCAGGAGGAGGCCGATACCGATTGAGGGCTCGGAGTTTAAGGTCAAAGCGGACAACGTTATCCTTGCCATAGGCCAGTACTGCGACGAGGAGTTCCTGAAGAGCCTCGGCATCGAGGCGAGGCGCGGAAAGGCCCTCGTTGATGAGGTGACGCTCCAGACGAGCGTTCCCGGCGTCTTCGCCGGCGGCGACCTCGTCCTCGGGCCGTCAACGGTCATCGAGAGCATAGCCACCGGAAGAAGGGCCGCGATAATGATAGACTTGTATCTTAAAGGCAAGTTGGAGAAGGTTAAAGCCGTTCTCACCGAGCCCGAAAAGCACATCGAGGAAGTTCTGAGCGACGACGACCTGTACAGGGTTCTCTTCGACCTCAGGCCCTACAACCACTGGAAGAAAGTCACCGAGAAGGACTACGAGAGCGTTGAAAGAAAGCCGAGGGCGAAGGTGAAGCTCCTCGATCCAGAAAAGAGGAGGAGAACCTTCGAGGAGGTCGAACCGGCCCTAACCGAGGAGCAGGTTCTTGAGGAGGCCCAGCGCTGTATGAGCTGTGGCTGTATGGAGGTCTTCCGCTGCAAGCTGAGGGAGTATGCAACGCTCTACGGTGCCGAACAGTACGCCTTCGAGGGCGAGGGGAACAAGTTCGAGATAGATGAAAGCCACCCGTGGGTGACGCTCGACAACAACAAGTGCGTCCTCTGCGGCCAGTGCGTCAACTTCACCCACGAGATAGCCGGAGAGGGAGTCCTTGACTACCTGTTCCGTGGATTCAAGACGAGGATCTCGCCGCCGCTCGGGGAGAGCCTTGGAGACATGGAGGGCAGGTTCATCGGGGAGATGATAGACCTCTGTCCTGTCGGAGCAATAACCGAGAAGCTTCCGTTCGTCAAGCCCGGGCCCTGGAAGACGAAGCCCGTCAAAACCGTTTGCAACGGCTGTTCCTTCGCCTGCGAGATGAACGTGGAGATCTACGACGGCATGCTCGTGAGGGCTTCGAGGGTGGAAGGTTCATGGAACGGCCACCTCTGCGACTACTGCCGTTTCGCCAGGCCATGGGCCGAAGACCTCGCCGGGCCGCTCCTCAACGGCGAACCTGTGGGCTGGGAAGAGGCCAAGAAGTTCCTCTCCGAGAGGAGCTATGCCCTGATCTTAACACCGGAGCTGACAAACGAAGAAATCGCCCGGCTCAAGGCCTTCGCTGAGGAGAGGGGTATTCCAATAGGCTCGACCGTTAGCGGAGGCATCTCCACGGCCACGCTGGACGACATAAGGAACGCCAAGAGGGTTCTCCTGAAGGCGGACCCCGAGAAGTTCCCGCTGCTCAAGATACTCCTGAAGGGCAAGGAAATCGTCGAGGAGGGCTACGACGTTGCGATACTTGAGGGGGGAGAGCCTCTCGACGTTCCAACGCTGATCCTCCATGAGGGGGTCAATGCTGCCGGACTGCTGAAGGCAGGAGTAACGGGAATCCCGGAGAGCGATGCATACGTCGTGGTCGGAAGGCCGGTGGAGGACCTGAAGGGCGACGTCCTCGTGGTCCCAGCGGGGGTGTGGGCCGAGAAGAGCGGAACCGTCACCAACGCCTTCGGAATGGAGCTGAAAATGGAGAGGGCGAGGGAAGGCTACTCGCCGCTGGAGCTTTTCTCGTGATTTTCTCTTTATCATTTTGGGATGAAGCGGAGGTGATTGTCAGGGGCCTGGCGAAATATTTTTATATGTTTCGACCTGCGATTATATTATGAAGATTCGAAAATTTGTGGATAGGGAAGAGGAGCTCAAAACACTTGAAATGCTTTATGCGCAGGATGGCTTCACACTCGTTCTCGTCACAGGAAGGAGGAGGATCGGGAAAAGCCGTCTCGTCCGCGAGTTCTTGAATGACAAGGAAGCGATAGCGGTTCAGTTTGAGAAGAGGGTGTGGGAGTACAACCTCGCGAAGCTCAACAGGGCCATCGGGCAGTACTTTGAGATTCCAACCCCGAATTTCTCGACGTTCACCGACGCGTTCCGCTTCATCGCGTCTCAAGCTAAGGGCAGGTTCGTGGTGTTTCTCGACGAGTTCTCCTACCTGCTCCGCTACTCAGAAGTCGAGGCCGAGTTTCAGAGTATAGTTGACGAGGTTCTTCCCGAAAGCAATGTTATGCTCATCCTCTCGGCCTCGTCCGTCGGACTGTTAAAGAGGAGCTTCTTCGACTACTCAAGCCCGCTCTACGGGAGGAGTGACGCGACGCTCAACCTTCAGCCCCTTCGCTTCAGGCATCTCTTCGAGTGGTTCCTCAATTTGACCCCGGAAGACGCCGTGAAGCTCTATGCTGTAACTTCGGGTGTTCCGAGGTACCTTGAGCTTTTCAACGGGAGAGATGTTGAGCATGAAATAATACGGAACTTCTTCGATCCAAACGCCTTCCTTTTCCGCGAGGCGAAGGAGTTGCTTGAGGAGGAGTTCAGGGAGCCAGAGACCTACTACACGATACTTGAAGCCCTCGCGAGGGGAAAGACGCGCGTCAATGAAATCGCCCAGTATTCCTTCATCGAGCCGAAGAACACGGCACGCTATCTTCGGATTCTCGAAGACCTTGGGATTCTGCGACGAGAATTGCCGGTTGGGAGAAGGGCAAAGCGAGGTGTCTATCGTTTCAAGGACCTCTACTTCGCCTTCTGGTTCAGGTTTATCGCCCCATACTTCGAGGAGATTGAGAGCGGATTTCCAGATGGGGCCCTTGAGGACTTTGGGCGGGACTTCAACCGCTACCTTGGCTTTGCGTTTGAGGACGTGGCGAAGCAAATCCTAATTGAGCTGAACAGGGTCGGGAAGTTGCCTTTCAGCTTCACGAAAATTGGAAGATGGTGGCATAAGAGTGAGGAGATTGATCTGGTTGCCTTGAACGAGCGGGAAAGAACGGCTTTGCTTGTCGAGGTGAAGTGGAAGGAGCTGAGTGAAAGGGAAGCGCGGGGAGTCTTGAAGGACTTGGAGAGAAAGGTAGAACTTGTGGGATGGGATGGTTGGGAGAAAAGCTACGGGCTAGTGGCAAAGAGCATTGAGGGAAAAGAAAAGCTGGAAGACGAGGGCTGGCTTGTATGGGATTTGGAAGACTTCAAAGACATTTTTCCCTTGTGACGCATTTCTTTACTCTCCCATAGCCCCGAACAGCGATTCGAGGAAGGTCTCGACGTCATCTTTCGTGTTGTACAGGTGCGGTGAGGCCCGTATCCCGTAGTGACCGAGAACGCCGCGGTGGCTGACCGAGATTTCCTCCGCGGTGAGCTTCTCGTGCAGTCTCTCCTCTTCCTCGTAGCTCAATCCCGTCTTTATCGTGACTATCGGTGAGCCCTCCGCGAAGACCTCAAGGCCCGCACTTAGAACCTCGTCCCTTATTCTGCCCGCTAACCTGAGGTTGTGGCGCTCTATCTCCTCGATGCCTATCTCGTTTACCAGCCTCAGCGAGGCGGTGAAGGCAGCCGCAACGAGGTAGGGCGGCCCGCCGCCGAAGTCGAGCTTCTTGACGCCCCTCGCGGGTTTCAGCTCGCCCCATGGATCCTTCTCCGGAAGGCCCCACCAGGGTCCCCATTCGCCGGTCGGCGGTTCGTTGTTGAGTAATCCGGTTATCGGCTTGGCCTCCTCCAGGAGCTCGTCGGAGACGTAGATTAGTCCAGCTCCAGTGTCCGGGCTGAGGAGCCACTTCTCACCGCCCGCCGAGAGCGCATCAACGCCCTCCTTTTCAGGGAACAGCCTCATGGCTCCAAGGTGCTGGACAGCGTCAACTATCAGCCAGGCGCCGTGTTCGTGGGCAACCCTAGAAAGCTCTCTCAGGTTGAGCCTTTGTCCAGTGACCCAGTTGACGGAGCTTAAGACCACCGCAAAGGTGTCGTCGTCTATCGCCTTCTCGATATCCTCAAGGCTGTGAACCCCGTTCCTGTTCTCCACAACGCGCAGCTCAAGGTTAAAACGCCTAGCGTAGCTCCTGAGGAGCGCCGGGAGGGTCGGGAACTCGGTGTCCAGCGAGACGATGTTCCCTCCCTTCTCGGGTTCGAGTGCCAGCAGGATTCTCCTCAAGCCTTCCGTGGTCTGTATGGAGAGACCGACGTTTTCTGGCTTTGTTTTCATTAACCTGGCTGCCTCTTTCAGTAGGGGCTTCAGAACGAGCTCGTCCATGTAGTCAACCGAGTTGACCTCTCCGTTGAACTCAATGATATCCGTGAAAAGCTCCGCGGTACTCTGGAGTGCAGTTGAAGGCATCAGACCGAGGCTCGCGGTGTTCAGGTATGCTTTAAACCTTCCCAGTGCTGGAAACAGGCTTTTTCTCATAGAAATCCCTAAAGGAGTAGGGAAGGATAGTTTAAATGGGTTTTGAGATGGGAAGATGTGAAAAGGCCTCAGATAACCGCCGGAACACCTGGAATCCTCGGGAACGGCTGCACCTCAGCTATGTGCTTCGCCCCGACCATGTAGCGGACCAGCCTCTCGACGCCGATTCCGGCACCTGCGCTCGGCCTCAGGAGACCGGCCTTGGCTACCTCCAGATACGGCCTGAAGGCCTCGAGGCTTATCCCGGCTTCCCTCATCTTTCTGACGATGACCTCGTACTCCCACTCCCTCTCGCCGCCGCTTGATACCTCTCCGTAACCCTCCGGCAGGTAGAGGTCGTAGTTTCTGAAGTGGCCCGGCCTCTCGGGGTCTTCCCTGTCGTAGAACTCCCTCTTGATATCAAGTACCCAGAAGGGTTCTTTCATGACTTTGCTGGCCTCTTCCTCGTCTCCGAACTCCTCCTTTATCTCCTCCAGGGTGAAGCGCTTGAAGGGTGCTCTGACTTTCGGAACCTCCCTCTCGAGCCCCCAGCTTCTCGCCTCTTTGAAGAGGCCGCTGATGAGTCCCTCGATGAGGCTCATCACATCGTCCATACTGGCGTAGGCTATCTCGAAGTCGAGCTGGGTGAACTCGTAGGCGTGCCTTCCGTCGTCAGCTGAGCGTCCCTCAAGCCTCACGTTCGGCGAGAGGATGAAGAGCCTGTCTATTCCCATCGCCACCGCCATCTGTTTGTGTAGTATCATGCTATGTGTTAGTCTCAGCCTTGAGCCGTAAACTTCGACTTCAGGGGGCTTTAGGGCTTCCTCTGCCGCGGGATCCGGCCAGAGCGGGTCGGTGATGGAGCTGAGCATCACGGGGAGCATCCACTTGAAGCCCTCGCTCACCATGTATCTTGTCATATAGTCAATTACTCTCGTCTGTATCTCCATGATCGGTTCAATTTTTCTGGTTACAATTTGGAGGGCGTTCATATATATCACCTGATTTTTGTCACCGATTTTCTCCTTTATGGTCTTTGTGCAAAAACTTTTGGATTTTGGGCAAAATATGACATTAAACTGCAGTTATCTTTGAACAATCGACAATATTTGAGCCATTAATTGACTTTTATCAACGGCCGGTGGCGATAGCGTTATAACGCCAGCCGAGAACCTTGTATGGTGGTAAAGCATGGGAGTTTACATATTCACGCCGGAGGACCTGATACGCTACGGCGCCGCAACCGGGGAGCAGTTTGAGGTTCTGAAGAACGCGGTTCTCTCCAAGAGGGACATCCTGGTGGTTGGTTCCAGCCGCTCCGGAAAGACCAAACTGGTGGAGGCTCTGATGCACTTCATACCCGATGACTGGAAGGTGGTCGTTATAACCGCCTACGGCGAGTTCAAGCCCTTCAAGCCGAACATCATCGTCATAGATACTCAATTTGACAGCCAGCCCCTTGAGAGGCGCACCTCGGACGTTATCTCAAAAATCAAAGCTCTGAATCCAGACTACGTCGTCATCGACACCCTTCACACCGTTGATGCCGCGAGGATATTCCGCGAGCTTATAGACGATTACGCATTCATAGTGACCTCCCTTGCTCTCACCGACGACATAAAGGGCGAGGTCCGGCACTGGCTCAGGATAAGCGGTGAGACCTTCGACAAATTCGACGTGGTTGTGGAGCTTAAGAGGGACTTCAGAACTGGCAGAAAGAGCATAAACCGCATATACGAGGTAAAGAACGGGGAGCTCAGGCTCCTTATTTAGAGCGCTTTTTCAGACGCTCCTTTAACTTTCTCCAGCCGTCTCTTATCTCGTTTCTGATTTTTCTCTGCCCCTCTTTCGTTAGGTAGCCCTTCCTCCACGCGACGTACATGACACTGTTAAACACAACTGTGGCCACCAGCGCGAGGAATAGTGAGTTTATCGCAACGCCTGCTATCGTGTGCTGGGTTCTCCTGAACATTCCTAGGATGACGTAGTCCGCGGGAGTCATGCGTCTCATGGGGAGTATAACTCTTACTGTCCCCTCTTGGGGAATTAGAGATAGCATATGGTTCCATGTTACTGAATAAACCTTGACGTGTGTGCCGTTTTCAGCACAGTCTGGCACGATCAGGTCTTTTTCGAGCCATGTACAGCTTTCGTTGGGGGCAACAATTGCCCATACGTCAGTGTGTTCATACGTTTGGAAGTAGACGGTGCGGTTGTCGGGAAAGACCTTCACCACTTCTATGTCTTGGGTGGCTCCTCCGTAAACAAGGGCCCGGAAGAATCGGTAGAGTCTGTCTATCAGCCAGTTATCGAAGTACTCATCCTCCCAGACGATGTAGTAGTAAATACTGCCATCCCAGTCCACCATGTAAAGTATACCGTCGGGTAGGTCGTTAGGGGGTGTGTAAACTATGGGGCCATAGTTTTCAGCTTCTTCGCTCTCCCAGGGCAGATAGCCTTCCAGTGAATAACCGCTTGTGTACAGACCAACGCTCCAGAAGATGAAGAAGTTAAGAATTAACCATGTTGAAATCCACTTCTTTGAGACCATAATCTTCACACTGAAATAAAAAGGAAAGATCAGCCCTTAAGCTTTTCTATGACCTCGCGGAGGTTGGCGAGCATCTCCTCAATGTCCTCGAAGGTCATGTAGCCCATGTTTCCGATCCTGAAGGTCTTCTCCGCCACGCTTCCGTAGCCCTTAGCCAGCTCGAAGCCGCGCTCGCGCATGGCGTTGTAGACGTCGACGCCCTTCATTCCCTCGGGGACGACGACAGCGGTTATCGTCGGGCTCTCGTAGCCGGGTTCAGCCAGAACGCCGAGGCCCATCTCCTTGACGCCCTCGCGGATGGTCTCGCTCCTCTTCCTGTACATTCCAAGCCAGGCATCCTTGCCGCCCATCTTCTCGACTATCCTGAGCACGACGTTGAGGCCGAATATCTGCGGAAGCGGGGGAGTTGAGGGGGTTCCCTTCTTCTTGCCGTTGAACTTCTTGTAGAGCGGCAGGTCGAAGTACCAGCCGCGCTCGGGCATCTTCTCGGCTATTTCAAAGACCCTCTCGCTGACGGCCGCCACAGCAAGCCCCGGCGGAACGCCGAAGGCCTTCTGGGAGCTGGCGAATATCATGTCGAGGCCCCACTTGTCAAATTTGATGTCGGCGCCGCCCATCGCTGAGACGGCGTCAACGAAGAGGAGCTTGTCGTGCTCGTGAACGACCTTCGCCAGCTCCGGGAGCGGGTTCAGCACGCCGGTCGAGGTCTCGTTGTAGGTTATGGTAACTGCAACGACGTCGGGGTTCTTTCTGAGGGCCTCGTCGAGCTCCTCGGGCTTGATGGCGTAGCCAGGCTCCTTCTCAAGGACGATAGCTTCCCTGCCGTTGGCGTTGACGACGTCAGCGAAGCGCTTTCCGAAGGCACCTATGGCGGTGACCAGTACCTTTCCTCCCTTCGGCACGGTGTTTCTAACGGCGGCTTCCATGAAGCCGGTTCCGGAGCTGGGGAACATTATTATCTCGCCTTTCTCGGCCTCAAGAAAAGCCTTGAGTCTGTTGAGGGTATCAACGTGAACCTCCTTTGCCTCGGCCGAGCGGTGGCTGAACATCTGAACGCTCATTATTGCAAGAACCTCCGGAA contains:
- a CDS encoding NAD(P)-binding protein, which gives rise to MVKIIVNGKEIDAPEGKPLIDFLREIGEHVPGFCYTNELDPYGSCRLCLVSTKRGVTTSCTLKPMEGLELETLSDEVVSMRKTALELILSDHYGDCIGPCQDGCPAHSDVQGYLALIAMGKYHEAVKLMKEKYILPAVLGRVCPAFCEDACRRNLVEEPLAIRQLKRYAADYDLEHGPWMPEIPPSTGKRIAVVGGGPAGLACAYYLRTMGHEVTIIEAMPHLGGMMRYGIPPYRLPRDVLDKDIATVINTGIEVKINTALGRDVTLEELREKYDAVFLGVGAWRSRKMGIPGEELEGVMHGIEFLRKVNTGEKVELGERVIVVGGGNTAMDVARTALRLGAEVTVVYRRSKAEMPANEREVEEAMEEGVEFMFLTNPVRILGDGKVEEVELIKMRLGEPDASGRRRPIPIEGSEFKVKADNVILAIGQYCDEEFLKSLGIEARRGKALVDEVTLQTSVPGVFAGGDLVLGPSTVIESIATGRRAAIMIDLYLKGKLEKVKAVLTEPEKHIEEVLSDDDLYRVLFDLRPYNHWKKVTEKDYESVERKPRAKVKLLDPEKRRRTFEEVEPALTEEQVLEEAQRCMSCGCMEVFRCKLREYATLYGAEQYAFEGEGNKFEIDESHPWVTLDNNKCVLCGQCVNFTHEIAGEGVLDYLFRGFKTRISPPLGESLGDMEGRFIGEMIDLCPVGAITEKLPFVKPGPWKTKPVKTVCNGCSFACEMNVEIYDGMLVRASRVEGSWNGHLCDYCRFARPWAEDLAGPLLNGEPVGWEEAKKFLSERSYALILTPELTNEEIARLKAFAEERGIPIGSTVSGGISTATLDDIRNAKRVLLKADPEKFPLLKILLKGKEIVEEGYDVAILEGGEPLDVPTLILHEGVNAAGLLKAGVTGIPESDAYVVVGRPVEDLKGDVLVVPAGVWAEKSGTVTNAFGMELKMERAREGYSPLELFS
- a CDS encoding ATP-binding protein; the protein is MKIRKFVDREEELKTLEMLYAQDGFTLVLVTGRRRIGKSRLVREFLNDKEAIAVQFEKRVWEYNLAKLNRAIGQYFEIPTPNFSTFTDAFRFIASQAKGRFVVFLDEFSYLLRYSEVEAEFQSIVDEVLPESNVMLILSASSVGLLKRSFFDYSSPLYGRSDATLNLQPLRFRHLFEWFLNLTPEDAVKLYAVTSGVPRYLELFNGRDVEHEIIRNFFDPNAFLFREAKELLEEEFREPETYYTILEALARGKTRVNEIAQYSFIEPKNTARYLRILEDLGILRRELPVGRRAKRGVYRFKDLYFAFWFRFIAPYFEEIESGFPDGALEDFGRDFNRYLGFAFEDVAKQILIELNRVGKLPFSFTKIGRWWHKSEEIDLVALNERERTALLVEVKWKELSEREARGVLKDLERKVELVGWDGWEKSYGLVAKSIEGKEKLEDEGWLVWDLEDFKDIFPL
- a CDS encoding aminotransferase class V-fold PLP-dependent enzyme, whose amino-acid sequence is MRKSLFPALGRFKAYLNTASLGLMPSTALQSTAELFTDIIEFNGEVNSVDYMDELVLKPLLKEAARLMKTKPENVGLSIQTTEGLRRILLALEPEKGGNIVSLDTEFPTLPALLRSYARRFNLELRVVENRNGVHSLEDIEKAIDDDTFAVVLSSVNWVTGQRLNLRELSRVAHEHGAWLIVDAVQHLGAMRLFPEKEGVDALSAGGEKWLLSPDTGAGLIYVSDELLEEAKPITGLLNNEPPTGEWGPWWGLPEKDPWGELKPARGVKKLDFGGGPPYLVAAAFTASLRLVNEIGIEEIERHNLRLAGRIRDEVLSAGLEVFAEGSPIVTIKTGLSYEEEERLHEKLTAEEISVSHRGVLGHYGIRASPHLYNTKDDVETFLESLFGAMGE
- a CDS encoding asparagine synthetase A, translating into MYMNALQIVTRKIEPIMEIQTRVIDYMTRYMVSEGFKWMLPVMLSSITDPLWPDPAAEEALKPPEVEVYGSRLRLTHSMILHKQMAVAMGIDRLFILSPNVRLEGRSADDGRHAYEFTQLDFEIAYASMDDVMSLIEGLISGLFKEARSWGLEREVPKVRAPFKRFTLEEIKEEFGDEEEASKVMKEPFWVLDIKREFYDREDPERPGHFRNYDLYLPEGYGEVSSGGEREWEYEVIVRKMREAGISLEAFRPYLEVAKAGLLRPSAGAGIGVERLVRYMVGAKHIAEVQPFPRIPGVPAVI
- a CDS encoding Flp pilus assembly complex ATPase component TadA; translation: MGVYIFTPEDLIRYGAATGEQFEVLKNAVLSKRDILVVGSSRSGKTKLVEALMHFIPDDWKVVVITAYGEFKPFKPNIIVIDTQFDSQPLERRTSDVISKIKALNPDYVVIDTLHTVDAARIFRELIDDYAFIVTSLALTDDIKGEVRHWLRISGETFDKFDVVVELKRDFRTGRKSINRIYEVKNGELRLLI
- a CDS encoding alanine--glyoxylate aminotransferase family protein, which translates into the protein MELRFDMEYEEAYREVYELVKPKYKLFTAGPVACFPEVLAIMSVQMFSHRSAEAKEVHVDTLNRLKAFLEAEKGEIIMFPSSGTGFMEAAVRNTVPKGGKVLVTAIGAFGKRFADVVNANGREAIVLEKEPGYAIKPEELDEALRKNPDVVAVTITYNETSTGVLNPLPELAKVVHEHDKLLFVDAVSAMGGADIKFDKWGLDMIFASSQKAFGVPPGLAVAAVSERVFEIAEKMPERGWYFDLPLYKKFNGKKKGTPSTPPLPQIFGLNVVLRIVEKMGGKDAWLGMYRKRSETIREGVKEMGLGVLAEPGYESPTITAVVVPEGMKGVDVYNAMRERGFELAKGYGSVAEKTFRIGNMGYMTFEDIEEMLANLREVIEKLKG